The nucleotide sequence ttGCATGAGAAAACGTATATCCAAATCCAACTGGGTGAACTGagggtttatttaaaccaaactagatttggtgattgttggaacagtggataGATGAACCAAGGCGATTTctttgggttttattttgttaccgTTGACTTTGtatgatgattaaaaaaaaaaattgtaaatggagtctggtggaattTGTGATGGCAACTTTGGGGTTGTTTCTAGTGCAAAAAAGTTCTGtcgctgctggctgcagccctctcgctTAATACTggacatatttttaaaaaaatgagcGTCTCATTAGTCACTTCAACACACAAACGTTGGAAAATAGAGTCCacgttgaaaaataccaaagttaccttTTAGAACATCCTGTGATTATTCAATAAAACCAACAAACCTTATTCATATTTGAGATTGGGCtcaaaactataaaaacaaacaccaagAAACCGTACaaggaacaaaagaaaaatacttctttaaagtGTGTGTTAATGTCAGTCCCTTTTGACGAAAGCCAAAACGAGAAGAATCTgtaaccatttttttcagcGGTGTCACTTTGGGTGTATTTTCCATCCTGTATTGGGGGATAAATTGACACAGGAGTTTGGCTGAGgtgtcttcctgtctgtcagccGCAGGAAATGGCTCCACACAGACGAGGCATTTAGCTCCCAGGTGCAGACCCACCATTGGACGGCCTTGCCCAGATGGATAGTACTCCTTCCACCATAAAGACACTAGTCTTCCCCCTGCCCTGCAGCCACCGGTGCTCCTGCCCTGGTCGAGCCTCATCAAAAGGAGCCTGGAAGCTGGGAGGCGGATATGCTGGGCTGCAGCCCCAAATCAAGCTCACTTTTCTTTCCCTTGTAAGtggtggataaaaaaaaaagtgggggaGGTGCGCCTTTCTGGTAGACACcagcttctttctttctcctcttttctgACCTCTGTATGTGTGGCTCCTTGCAGgtgtcctttttctttctcttgacACCGAAACCAGATCCCAAAATACAGTCAAAACCATCACggcttgttttctttcattaCTCAGTTTATTACCCCTCATTGTTAGACAGGCACTAGAAATCAAATTGAGCTCGCaggcacgcacacaaacacacccacacacacgcacacattcatCCTGGCTGCCTGCACTCTGTTCTCCTGCAGGTGCGAGGGCCATCCGCCTGGCCCTTTTCATGAGGCCCTCCCTTTCCTGTCCGTCTGCAGCCGTCCATTCAGCTTCAATCACAGCACCAGCCGGACGCCACCGGACCACTGGCAGGGAAGAGAAGCGCCTCCACACACATCTTTCACTTGTTGAAACGACAAGTGAGGAGCGGCTGGGGAGAAAAGAAAGggtcttcctcctctgcatctCCTTCTGCTTTCATCGTAAACAACTTGCTTTCTGTTTGTAACGGTGCTGTCCTTCCCCTCTTCCCCCTGCCTTCCTTTTCTCCCGCTCAGATGGGCTTTACAacgaggaggagggggggaggagTGCAAAGGAGTAGGACGGCCAGGCTCCCTGTGTGACGGAGTGATGCTGAGGTCTTTTTGTGGCTCATGAATGGCACATTTGAGGTTTCCAGCCTTGCTCGGTGCCCCAAGCCAGCTTCACCTGTGGTTGGAGTCAATTGGCCTGTTGTCTGCCTGTCTGGATCCGTGCCCAGCTCTCTGCCAGCCAGTTTGGTTAGCGTAGCCACTCAGAGCTGAGCAACAATAACCTCCACCTCAAAACCATCAATTAACTCCCGGCGCACAATGATGTATCCATTCACTGTTTGCCAAAACTGTTCTCCGACACGATTAATACCCAGGCTAATACCGCTAATACCTGCTCTCTGTCACATAACAAAGTGCTGGTGATTTTAATGGCTTCCAAGTTGTTACGTGGCTGTATACATTCCATTAAGCTcacaatgttgttttttctgtgagCTTTTAATTAACTTTACACAAAGAAAAGGTAAAAGCAACGTTGCTCATGCTGTCAGGTGCTGACAAGACTCTATAGCTACACTAGTAAAGTGGTGCTTTATTAAGCCAAATGCTAACATCGGCTTGCTACCTTGCTAATGTTTAGCATCAGACTAGCAATAGGCCTACATCATTCAGAGATGGCTCCCATCATCACTTTCCATTTCTGGGGAAACAATCCAGGGTTCAGAGTAGAAGGCAAAAGTGTATCCACAGGAGCTTGAAACATGTCTCCAAATGTCTACTTTAAACTAAGCAGTTTGAATTAATAAATGTTGTCCAATTtgttttccttcagtgttgTAAAAAAGATAGCAGCCAGGGCTTTGACCTTTTAGACCTGAGCGGCATCACATCATAGCCAACTCTGTGTCCCTTTTTAAAGTAACGAAATTAGTTGTCGGAGAGAAGTGGAAAAATGCCAAAAAGCTGTTGTGCAGCCAACCCTGTCTCACTTCAAAGTCGGCGagatccggtgcttgggcagtgagtTGCAGCGTCAGAcgctgacgaaaaaagccgtcctttaacatcagcgtGATACATGGCCCGTTGCTGTGCAAtcgcagtgtcagggggaaacacggcgggacaagaacgaaaggtaaggcagtgaaagtcccAGTTGGGTGGGTGGGCAGGTGGGTGGggcaacaaccaccaactttcacccgggagagcagtgttcagtGTTTATAACCAACTGTTTGATCTATAGGCTAGATTTGGTTGGAGATGATGCTGCTGTACTGTATGACTGTACCACAGCAGCTTCTAACTCAAGCTAACATTGGCTATCAATCAGTTGTAACAGTCACCAGCATCATCGAGCCGTttaccacactgacagtgaatagTCACCTATAATATGTGCCTCAAATCTCAGTGTCAAAGCCTTGGTTAaccccaacacattctcactccgacctcgtcacatgttgacgtttggtcatggactttccacgtccagatacgacatgaagggaacctgggtgtgttggttgttgacgttctgggacaccgggTCAAGttgtgcctgttacatgcattgtcttctttcaaaatacacttatgttttcacaggaaatttacatacagtctctttcaaaataaaagcactacatcggtacaacactgcaaattaacGTTTTCTTTCCTtcgacaacaaaagcacgtggttgggtttaggaaaaaagaacagggtttggattTAGAATCTTACAGTACATGAGCACTGTTCTCAGGGATGAAGGTTtgggtttgttggacctatccaccacgcCTCCCGCCCTCCCCACcaggactttcgccaccttaattttcgttcttgtcccaccacatttccccctgacaccaccggCCGCTGGTAAACTATATCGTCAGCCAGCCACGTATCATACCATCGTCAAAGCCAGACTtttttcacctgtgtctgacgccacaagtcactgccaaagcgccggatttcgacgactttggagtgagactgggttggagAATGTCTTTCACTGGAgtgttctgcacctgtgtgagacacactgggctttCTAccaactccagtgtaaacccatgcACGTCATTATTAGAAGGTCCtgtaggaaaacaaacactggactttgacccaggagagtggagtttgagaccaacaaacaacatcagTTGCAGCATTTGTGCCTCTCAAAGGTAGGTATTTTTTTAGCAGGATCTACAAACTCCTACCAGctataaccaagtagttttattgcttaaacctaaccgtTGACCCCTTCTTACCACAGACTCGCGTTAAGATACGACACAAGAGGCTGCCCCCGGCGTTATTTTAGTAACACCAGCACTGCCCTTGGAGCAGAATATGACAAGTATGGATGAGATCTTTGATTTGCTCATGTTCCATCTTAGTTTGGTAAGATAATAGAATAAAAATTATATGTTGAAACTCCTTGTGAAATAAtgcaaaattacaaaaacaaccGTTCAATACATCAAAGCACTGGGAATTTTATGGTGAACTGCATATGTTAAATGagtgtttgcttgttttgttctttgGTTTTCTCTTCAAACAAAGATTCTGATCTCAGTTATCTCAATCCACTGATTTTTTTGCCTATCTTGCCTTAAATCGTCCCACTTTTCAATGGGATTCTGCGGGTGTTGTCACCATCTGCCTGCTGTTTCTCATTTTACTGTCAAATATCAGAAAGTCAGaggtgcatatgtgtgtttctACAGAGCACATCATGTGTCGGGGAGGAGTTGAGCTGAGGTGGGGGTGTGTGAGGGGAGCATTTAGCTCACGtttccactgtgtgtgtctgtcattcTCACCACACGCAGCTGTGGAAATGAGATAAAACTGAGCTGCCACTTTAGGAAgctctcattcactcactcagaAACCTCCGAAGCCAAAAGTAAAAAGGTCTGGGGACTCGTCATTGTGCTGGATGGCAGCTGTTTTCTGCAGCCAAAGGGGAGAGCAACAGGTGGAGGGAAGGAAGATTTGATTTCTGCagtgtgtggattttttttgtgaagtatttttgcactgtttatttttgtttttctctgaacTTTTTAAGAAGACTCTGAGCTAAACCTCTGAAGACTAGCACACCTCTGAACAGACTATGAATGTGCTGTCCAACCCAGTGATCAGAGCCCAGGAGCAGTCTCTACCTCTCTGTGGCCCCAGCTCTGTCCAGGACTTACCCCACTGCCCTCCAGGGTTCAACCTGAGCTCCCGGCTGAACCCTGCGCCCATGCTCGGCCTCCAGGGCGGCCAAAGACCAACCAAACcacagagggagctgagcccaGAAGAGCAGCAGGAGCTCAGAAGGAAGATCAACagcagggagaggaagaggatgcaGGACTTAAACATTGCCATGGACGCCCTGAGGGAGGTCATGGTGCCTTACGCCTCCTCACcatcctctgcctcctcctctcagTCCCACCAGCCGGGAGCTCCTCCAGGCCGCAGGCTCTCCAAGATCTCCACCCTGGTTTTGGCCAGGAACTACATCCTCCTGCTGGGCTCGTCTCTGCAGGAGATGCGGCGGCTGCTGGGGGAGGTAAGCGTCGGGATGGGGGTGAACACAGGACCGGTCCCCCGGCTGCTGCTCGCTGGAGGGTGGCCCCTCATCTCCGGCCCCAGTCAGCTCCTCCTCACCCAGGAGTCCCTCCTCACCTCAgcagcttcctcctcctcctcttcctctgcttcaTCCTCCTCTGCTGCCAAATGTTCCCTGTTGTCGCCGGGCCCCATGGAGGCCTCGCTGGCTCCTGTGCAGTGGAGCTCTGCAGGGGCCTCAGGAGGGCCCCTGTGCCCCTGTGGAGTCTGCAGACTGCCCAGATTTAGCCACTCTACTCCGGCTCCAAGATTCCCAAAGTGACACCTTGGAGCTGCAGTTTAAGACTTGATGACTGTTACATGTATGCAACAACTTTTATATGAATTGtatttttctaacatttttaaCACGTTTATAATATCTACTGCAATAACTCACTTATCCTTCGAGCATTTTAAACCTAATGGATCTATTCTGTATTTGGTAAGCCTGTTTCTTCATGAAGTAGATCTAATAATCTCCTTTATGTTCCAGAGGTAAATTCATTTTATTACTTCTTATGTCACCAGCAGAGAAACAAGTGActactttgattattttttgttgaGTGTGTGGCTGTAATGACTGCGTATGTAGCAATTTGAGGGGCCCATAACTAGAGAGGGCCaaaatctataaaaatgaataataaaaattatatttaagagaTCTAATGAGGTATTATCACTTTCTTACTATGAGCAAGGGCGTCCTGTATGAACTCATTAGTAGCTGCCAAATTATTTCACATGAcagatttctgtatttgtgtgtttgcctgtgcTCTTCTCACCGGTTTGACATGTGCAGGGTTGTGTTATATATGTCAGATGTCCCTCCTCTCAGCAGGCAGACTCCTCCTTTCTCTGTAGCAATCTAACTTGCTTTGTAGCAAGCATGGTTATTTAATTAAGCAATCTGTGGCATAAAGATTTTCTcgatattttaaaaagcagatCTCATAGACAGACCCTGAACTCTATTGGATCAACTTACACAAGAGGACAGCATCTACCCACAGCTGATAGACATTACTGGCATAATTATGAGACTTAACTGCACCTGTGTGAAGCTCCTTTGCACACCTCTTCAATCAGCACTCAGTCAGGTGCATAGTGCGGCAGGGTTTGGTGAAAGTAATACCACTCGTGCTGTGATATGCTTGTTTATACAGCATGGCACAGGCATACAGCACAGTTAAGGTTgaattttttcatattttgttgtCCACTTTGTCTGTCTTGTCTTTGCCTAGAGACTTTCAGTTTAGGCCTGTGTGTGAACTGTTATAaaaatgtttgggtttttttttgcttttatatactttattaatccccctgaggggaaattcagtgttttcactctttttgtcattaacacacaggtctgaaatacacacacatgcacaaacaggacctattcatgcacaaagtggagagatgtcagactGAGGGGGCTGCCTTAGTCAGGCGTCACgggcggttggggggttcggtgccttgctcaaatgcacctcggcagtgcccagtaggtgaactggcacctctcaaGGCCACTAGTTCACACTCCATAATTGGTCCACCCAGGGACTCTGGTTCCCAGCCCAAGccgactgagctactgccgccccaaatcTTTGGCCCTGACATGATTTGAACACGCAACCTTCTGATCTGGAGTCAGACGCGCTACCGTTGCACCACAAGGTAACTTCTAAAGAGACAAATGTGTTCAAACAAATGAGTAAAACTGTACCACacgtttttttttatacaaaagAGGAATCCCAGAAACCACAGTCATGATCTTCACCATCAatcctgtctcctagaaatgaTGTTATGTAATATCAAATAGTTTTCCCAATTACATTCTAATGGGAAACTGAActgctgcctggattatgtaaGTAGGCAACAATTTTTCAAGTTACCGAAGTGCTACATTTATTGAACAGAGCGCAGACGTTGACACCAGAGTTCTGTGAATGATTACTATATGGTAACCAAAGCCTTTTGGTGGAggttagttaaaaaaaatcatagtttaGATCAAATTTTAACAAACATGATATGTGCTTACCTTAACCTTACCCAAGAGCTGTGAATGTACTTGGCATATATtggaagaaaacaaaggaaataggTTGTAGGTGAACATTTCACTGAGTTGAATATCACGGTTTTGTCACTGGCCAGACAACTTAATTGTATGTTTTAATGTCCTCATTATGTTCTTTAAAAATTTGATTCCCCATCCCCCCAAATTTTtcccttaaaaagaaaaaggttgggAGTGCTCTGAAGTTCAAACAAGTGTGATGAAGGCACTTTTTTGCAGGAGACACAAAAgttcaaaaaagaagaaaggacAGAGACTCCAGTGGCAAAAAGTTAAACAGTCTAAACACTAAACCGATGACTAAATACTAAAAACAGAGACAATTCTGGCACATGTTGAAAATAAATTGGGTTACAACCCATATAAATCAGCAAAACCAGCCTTCTTCAGAGTATCACCTTAAGCACACAGTCTCTTTAGTTAATGAAAGGTGATTGCAGTCACCTGAGCAAGAGGCCAGCACTCAGAGATAAATGCAAAGCGTGACCACTAAATGGCTTTACAATGTGTCTggaaggaggaaaggaaaaatagcaacaaagtaataaaacacacagatgcatCTCAAAAACATTAGAATATCATGgaaaaagttcaatatttctTGTCAGTTATTTCAGAAAGTGAAATTTGTGTATAGTCTTGACTCACACAGTCCTGAGAGGAGctctaatcagttaattaacTCAAAACACCTGCACAGGTTTCCTGAGCCTTTAATCTATTAGTCTGGTTCAGTTCACACAACCTCATCATGGGGAAGACTGCTGACCTAACAGGTGTCCAAAAGACACTCACTGACACCCTCTGCAAGGAGGTAACCCACAGAAGGTCATTGCTGAAAGGGTTAACGGTGGTCTTGGTGGTCCAAAGTCCTCTTTTCAGATGCATTTCATTTTGAATCAAGGTCCCAGAGTCTGGAGGAAGAGTGGAGAGGCACAGAATCCAAGTTGCTTGAAGTCCAGTGATAATTTGGGGTGTCATGtcatctgctgctgttggtCAACTGTGTTTTATCAAATCCAAAGTCAACGCAGACGTCTACCAGGAGATTTTAGAGCACTTGATGCTTCTGTCTGCTGACAAGCTGTATGGGGATGCTGATTTGCTTTTCCAGCAGGACTTGACACCTGCCCACAGTGCAGAAACTACTTGTAACTGGTTTACTGACCAAGGTATTACTGTGCTTGATTGGCCCACCAACTGGCCTGACCTGAACCCCACAGAAAACATATGGGTTATTGTTAGGAGGAAGATGAGACACATCAGACCCAGCAATACAGACGAGCTAAAGGGCCCCAATCAAAGCGACCTGGGCTTCAAtaacacctcagcagtgccacAGGCTGATCGCCTCCATGTCACACTGCATTGATGCAGTAATTCATGCAAAAGGAGCCCAAACCAAGTATGAAGTGCATAAATGAACATACTTTTCAGAAGGTCAACATTTCTGTATCATAAATTCTTTTTTTGAGTGGGCTCatgtaatattataatatttttagACACTG is from Epinephelus moara isolate mb chromosome 7, YSFRI_EMoa_1.0, whole genome shotgun sequence and encodes:
- the olig1 gene encoding oligodendrocyte transcription factor 1, yielding MNVLSNPVIRAQEQSLPLCGPSSVQDLPHCPPGFNLSSRLNPAPMLGLQGGQRPTKPQRELSPEEQQELRRKINSRERKRMQDLNIAMDALREVMVPYASSPSSASSSQSHQPGAPPGRRLSKISTLVLARNYILLLGSSLQEMRRLLGEVSVGMGVNTGPVPRLLLAGGWPLISGPSQLLLTQESLLTSAASSSSSSSASSSSAAKCSLLSPGPMEASLAPVQWSSAGASGGPLCPCGVCRLPRFSHSTPAPRFPK